Proteins from one Setaria italica strain Yugu1 chromosome V, Setaria_italica_v2.0, whole genome shotgun sequence genomic window:
- the LOC101760836 gene encoding germin-like protein 1-1 produces MARIHLYVAAACAVVLVLAAPTIAGDPDHLQDVCVADRASPIKINGFTCKANVTADDFFFPGLRYPGNTKNPAGSMVTAANVETFPGVNTLGVSLARIDFAPGGQNPPHTHPRATEIIFVLEGTLEVGFITTANKLFTKTVNKGDIFVFPRGLVHFQQNRGNCAAAVVSAFNSQLQGTQAIAMTLFGATPPVSTDVLAKAFRIGNGKVAAIKGRFGPK; encoded by the exons ATGGCAAGGATCCACCTCTACGTTGCCGCGGCCTGCGCCGTCGTGCTGGTGCTCGCCGCCCCGACCATCGCCGGCGACCCTGACCATCTCCAGGACGTCTGTGTCGCTGACCGCGCCTCCC CGATCAAGATCAACGGGTTCACGTGCAAGGCGAACGTGACGGCGGACGACTTCTTCTTCCCGGGTCTGAGGTACCCCGGCAACACCAAAAACCCTGCGGGGTCGATGGTGACGGCGGCCAACGTGGAGACCTTCCCGGGCGTGAACACGCTGGGCGTCTCCCTGGCGCGCATCGACTTCGCCCCCGGCGGCCAGAACCCGCCGCACACGCACCCGCGCGCCACCGAGATCATCTTCGTCCTCGAGGGCACGCTCGAGGTCGGCTTCATCACCACCGCCAACAAGCTCTTCACCAAGACCGTCAACAAGGGGGACATCTTCGTCTTCCCCAGGGGGCTCGTGCACTTCCAGCAGAATAGGGGGAACTGCGCCGCCGCGGTCGTCTCCGCCTTCAACAGCCAGCTCCAGGGGACTCAGGCCATCGCCATGACGCTCTTCGGCGCCACGCCACCCGTGTCCACCGACGTCCTGGCCAAGGCCTTCAGGATCGGCAACGGGAAGGTGGCCGCCATCAAGGGCAGGTTTGGGCCCAAGTAG
- the LOC101786752 gene encoding putative cyclin-dependent kinase F-2 has translation MGRPAAAAAGGSRKRRRVSVGSTEHYEEVSRLGEGNFGAVVKARHRVTGQTVAIKRLTTAAADAAEDPMREASLHEACGDHPFIVGFHGLARDPATSRICLVTECVDGPSLHDYLDHRSRRGFPPLPEPTVRAVMWQLLTAAKAMHSAGVIHRDIKPENILVSGDRRSVKFCDFGLAMSMSDAPPYEQAGTLSYKAPEMMLEMPVYDARVDAWSLGCVMAEIINNGGLPLQGDGEDGQLRAIFDVLGVPDDETWPEFSSTPFAAKVVPELQVVHRKNCLRELFPEAALSKEGFEVLDGLLTCNPGKRLTADAALKHQWFAKVDALELPRKDEVASALPGKKKLRMAPAACAKRRKLQCV, from the coding sequence ATggggcgccccgccgccgccgccgcaggagggAGCCGCAAGAGGCGGCGCGTCTCCGTGGGCAGCACCGAGCACTACGAGGAGGTGTCCCGCCTCGGCGAGGGCAACTTCGGCGCCGTCGTCAAGGCGCGGCACCGCGTCACGGGCCAGACCGTCGCCATCAAGCGCctcaccacggccgccgccgacgcggctgAGGACCCGATGCGCGAGGCGAGCCTCCACGAGGCGTGCGGAGACCACCCCTTCATCGTCGGCTTCCACGGCCTCGCACGCGACCCGGCCACGTCGCGCATCTGCCTCGTCACGGAGTGCGTCGACGGGCCGAGCCTCCACGACTACCTCGACCACCGGAGCCGCCGCGGCTTCCCGCCGCTCCCGGAGCCCACGGTGCGCGCCGTCATGTGGCAGCTTCTGACGGCCGCCAAGGCGATGCACAGCGCCGGCGTCATCCACCGCGACATCAAGCCCGAGAACATCCTCGTCTCTGGCGACCGCAGGTCCGTCAAGTTCTGCGACTTCGGGCTGGCCATGTCCATGTCCGACGCGCCGCCGTACGAGCAGGCGGGCACGCTCTCCTACAAGGCGCCGGAGATGATGCTGGAGATGCCCGTCTACGACGCGCGCGTCGACGCCTGGTCCCTGGGATGCGTCATGGCGGAGATCATCAACAACGGGGGGCTGCCGTTgcagggcgacggcgaggacgggcAGCTCCGCGCCATCTTCGACGTGCTCGGCGTGCCGGACGACGAGACATGGCCGGAGTTCTCTTCCACGCCGTTCGCCGCCAAAGTGGTGCCGGAACTGCAAGTAGTGCATCGGAAGAATTGTCTGCGCGAGCTCTTCCCTGAGGCGGCGCTGTCCAAGGAAGGATTCGAGGTCCTCGACGGCCTCCTCACCTGCAACCCCGGCAAGCGGCTAACGGCGGACGCCGCGCTCAAGCACCAGTGGTTTGCCAAGGTCGACGCGTTGGAGCTTCCAAGGAAAGATGAGGTGGCGTCGGCGTTGCCCGGGAAGAAGAAGCTCCGCATGGCTCCTGCGGCTTGTGCGAAGAGACGAAAGCTGCAGTGTGTGTAA
- the LOC101761239 gene encoding germin-like protein 1-1 gives MARFHLYVAAACAVVLALAAPTLAGDPDMLQDVCVADLESPIKLNGFPCKANISADDFFFDGLRNPGNTNNPAGSLVTAANVASFPGVNTLGVSMARIDYAPGGQNPPHTHPRATEIIFVLEGTLEVGFITTANKLFTKTVTKGDVFVFPRGLVHFQQNRGYGPAAVIAAFNSQLQGTQAIAMTLFGATPPVSTDILAKAFRIGNGEVNAIKAKFAPK, from the exons ATGGCAAGGTTCCACCTCTACGTCGCCGCGGCCTGCGCCGTCgtgctcgcgctcgccgccccGACCCTCGCCGGCGACCCCGACATGCTCCAGGACGTCTGCGTCGCGGACCTCGAATCCC CGATCAAGCTGAACGGGTTCCCGTGCAAGGCGAACATCTCGGCGGACGACTTCTTCTTCGACGGTCTGAGGAACCCCGGCAACACCAACAACCCGGCGGGGTCCCTGGTGACGGCGGCCAACGTGGCGAGCTTCCCGGGCGTGAACACGCTGGGCGTCTCCATGGCGCGCATCGACTACGCCCCGGGCGGCCAGAACCCGCCGCACACCCACCCACGCGCCACCGAGATCATCTTCGTCCTCGAGGGCACGCTCGAGGTCGGCTTCATCACCACCGCCAACAAGCTCTTCACCAAGACCGTCACCAAGGGGGACGTCTTCGTCTTCCCCAGGGGGCTCGTGCACTTCCAGCAGAACAGGGGGTACGGCCCTGCCGCCGTCATCGCCGCCTTCAACAGCCAGCTCCAGGGCACGCAGGCCATCGCCATGACGCTCTtcggcgccacgccgccggtGTCCACCGACATCCTGGCCAAGGCCTTCCGGATCGGCAACGGGGAAGTCAACGCCATCAAGGCCAAGTTCGCGCCCAAGTAG